One window from the genome of Leptospira broomii serovar Hurstbridge str. 5399 encodes:
- a CDS encoding LIC_13246 family protein, which yields MRLKRIESIDQEIKWMKLEKEKEAFLKIVKTLNRYYDSIKGPEKIDPTSFRKRLVESDPDTAEIFFKKFGKYEFLVFARISSEGKSEFDSWIHIDGIRQEREELSGQNVTDHPVFSIRCLSDIYEDSCIQISESELEEIELSQA from the coding sequence ATGAGACTCAAAAGAATTGAATCGATCGATCAAGAAATCAAATGGATGAAACTTGAAAAAGAGAAGGAAGCTTTTCTTAAAATCGTAAAAACCCTAAATCGCTATTATGATTCGATTAAGGGACCCGAAAAAATCGACCCGACTTCGTTTAGAAAACGATTGGTGGAATCGGATCCTGATACCGCGGAAATCTTTTTTAAAAAATTCGGTAAATATGAATTCTTAGTCTTCGCTCGAATATCTTCCGAAGGTAAAAGCGAATTCGACTCCTGGATTCATATAGACGGAATTCGGCAAGAACGAGAAGAACTATCGGGACAGAATGTCACGGATCATCCGGTATTTTCGATTCGCTGTCTCAGCGATATTTACGAAGATTCCTGCATTCAAATCTCGGAATCGGAATTAGAGGAAATCGAATTGTCGCAGGCGTGA
- a CDS encoding apolipoprotein N-acyltransferase: MNSFLNNFRNFQKTRWFDLFCYLWTSVFAFLAFAPFYLSHFVWIAPFGLFWIAHKYAGRYKQLLLHGILFGVFFYVVAFHWIFHMAQVFGNFPAPLAALILILAGVLFGAKFPIFLLSYAFLTKKIGRHSVWVVGFCGLAADMLGPQLFPWYWGNLAAGNILLAQTVEIGSVYGLSFLVFVISYTLFETNLFHLPEIIRSKEKTLHFAKFWAIPLGLFLLFWIVGTSLYFKWKDVKPSKTLEVLVVQPDAPMSIRDDRGRSPLEVIEELMERMDKLVDDAVRKAGKKPDLIVLPEAGIPYFSANKTPITELNRMYWYRFEALMIAFANRYKANVFFNEIDAKYKTVSSGKEYLRYYNNNVIYDPNGNRREAYQKQYLVLFGETMPFEFMYELSPQTGKFEPGESFKLLPYYSGIGTPPAQPAPIHWKDTEELNAEATRRYYESTRMELKETGLILPLICYEVIVPEFVRKFRYSGNPEFIANLTNDKWYGTTTESDQHFELGRLRSIEWRRWLVRSTNSGISGFVDHMGRFLPGKSTGLMKAETTWEQVSVFDSQPGFYVTYGNLIPWLMLILTAIYYGTLLVSARKKNQ, translated from the coding sequence ATGAATTCGTTTTTAAACAACTTTCGAAATTTTCAAAAGACCCGCTGGTTCGATCTTTTTTGTTATCTTTGGACCTCCGTCTTTGCCTTTTTAGCATTTGCCCCTTTCTATCTGAGTCATTTTGTGTGGATCGCTCCTTTCGGGCTTTTTTGGATAGCGCATAAATATGCGGGACGATATAAGCAATTGCTTTTGCACGGAATTCTCTTTGGAGTTTTCTTCTATGTCGTGGCGTTCCATTGGATTTTCCATATGGCACAAGTCTTCGGGAATTTTCCGGCTCCATTAGCCGCTTTAATTTTGATTCTTGCTGGAGTTCTATTCGGTGCGAAATTTCCGATATTCCTGCTGTCGTACGCGTTCTTAACGAAGAAAATCGGAAGGCATAGCGTATGGGTCGTAGGATTTTGCGGATTGGCCGCCGATATGCTCGGACCTCAATTGTTTCCTTGGTATTGGGGAAACCTAGCTGCCGGAAATATTCTTCTCGCGCAAACGGTCGAGATAGGGAGCGTTTACGGATTAAGTTTTCTTGTTTTCGTAATTTCTTACACTCTCTTTGAAACGAATTTATTTCATTTACCTGAAATAATAAGATCCAAGGAAAAAACTTTGCACTTCGCGAAGTTTTGGGCCATTCCACTCGGTCTATTTCTCTTATTTTGGATCGTCGGAACCTCCCTATATTTCAAATGGAAGGATGTGAAACCTAGCAAGACACTCGAAGTATTGGTCGTTCAACCGGATGCACCGATGAGCATTCGAGACGATCGAGGTCGTTCCCCATTGGAAGTTATCGAAGAATTAATGGAACGGATGGATAAACTTGTGGATGATGCGGTTCGCAAGGCCGGAAAAAAACCGGATCTAATCGTTTTACCGGAAGCAGGAATTCCATATTTTTCCGCGAATAAAACTCCGATCACCGAATTGAACAGGATGTATTGGTATAGATTCGAAGCATTGATGATCGCTTTTGCAAACCGATACAAAGCTAACGTATTTTTTAACGAAATAGACGCGAAATATAAAACGGTAAGTTCCGGAAAAGAATACTTACGATATTATAATAATAATGTAATATATGATCCGAACGGAAATCGAAGAGAGGCCTATCAAAAGCAATACCTGGTGCTCTTCGGGGAAACTATGCCTTTCGAGTTTATGTACGAACTCAGTCCTCAAACGGGGAAGTTCGAACCGGGAGAATCATTCAAATTATTGCCTTACTATTCCGGTATCGGAACGCCTCCTGCTCAGCCTGCGCCGATTCACTGGAAAGATACCGAGGAGTTGAATGCAGAGGCTACGAGGCGGTATTACGAATCCACTCGGATGGAATTAAAGGAGACCGGCTTGATTCTTCCTTTGATCTGCTATGAGGTGATCGTTCCTGAATTCGTTCGGAAATTTAGATATTCAGGAAATCCCGAATTTATCGCGAATCTTACGAATGACAAATGGTATGGGACGACGACGGAAAGTGACCAGCATTTCGAATTGGGAAGATTGAGATCGATAGAATGGAGAAGATGGCTAGTCCGATCCACCAATTCAGGCATTTCGGGATTTGTTGATCATATGGGTCGGTTTCTTCCGGGAAAATCGACCGGCTTAATGAAAGCGGAAACTACCTGGGAGCAAGTATCGGTTTTCGATTCTCAACCCGGCTTTTATGTTACGTACGGGAACTTGATTCCTTGGTTGATGCTAATTCTTACGGCAATCTATTACGGAACCTTATTAGTTTCCGCTAGAAAGAAGAATCAGTAA
- the murA gene encoding UDP-N-acetylglucosamine 1-carboxyvinyltransferase — protein MSSSYFKIIGKNPLHGTVSPQGNKNEALPILGAICMTPGEVTIRNIPLITDVLMLLEVLRHLGLEIEDQGEGTFLFRNKGNIKSDLPYELCSKLRGAVTLAGPILASTGRVFLPRPGGDKIGRRRMDTHLLALQALGASIEVFPDGYEIKADRLRGTDILLDEASVTATENAVMAAALADGTTIIRHAASEPHVQQLCKFLNASGAKISGIGSNILTIEGVTSLTAPTEPHRIGSDYLEVGSFISLAAVTGGEIFIPDVDLEDIRMIRMVYSRLGIEVRPQDGGILVPSDQQMEIIPDYHGATPKIDDSPWPGFPADMTSVALVTATQCKGTVLIHEKMFESRLFFVDNIISMGAQIILCDPHRAIVIGHSRLYGQKVASPDIRAGMAMIIAALCAEGTSYIHNIVQVDRGFQEIDTRLRSLGAHIERIREE, from the coding sequence ATGAGTTCCTCTTATTTTAAAATTATAGGTAAAAATCCGCTCCATGGAACGGTCTCCCCGCAAGGGAATAAGAACGAGGCTCTTCCCATTTTAGGTGCAATATGCATGACCCCGGGTGAAGTCACTATCCGGAATATTCCCCTGATAACCGACGTTCTCATGCTTTTAGAAGTCCTTAGACATCTCGGACTCGAAATAGAAGATCAAGGAGAAGGAACTTTCTTATTTCGAAATAAAGGAAATATCAAGTCCGATCTTCCTTACGAACTTTGTTCCAAATTAAGAGGCGCCGTTACTCTCGCGGGACCGATCCTTGCGAGCACTGGGCGGGTTTTTTTACCTCGCCCTGGCGGGGATAAAATCGGTCGCAGGAGAATGGATACCCATCTTCTTGCGCTCCAGGCATTAGGCGCTTCTATCGAAGTTTTTCCGGACGGATATGAAATTAAAGCCGATCGATTGCGTGGGACGGATATTCTTTTAGACGAGGCATCTGTCACGGCTACCGAGAATGCGGTTATGGCGGCTGCACTGGCAGACGGAACGACTATTATACGCCATGCCGCCAGCGAACCTCATGTGCAGCAGTTATGCAAATTCCTAAACGCCTCAGGTGCGAAGATTTCCGGAATCGGTTCAAATATTCTAACGATCGAAGGAGTGACTTCTCTCACTGCACCGACGGAACCGCATCGAATCGGCTCCGACTATTTGGAAGTAGGTAGTTTTATCAGCTTAGCGGCCGTTACCGGAGGAGAAATCTTTATTCCTGACGTAGATCTCGAGGATATTCGAATGATTCGAATGGTGTATTCTCGGTTAGGAATTGAAGTTCGTCCCCAAGACGGAGGGATACTAGTTCCTTCGGATCAGCAAATGGAAATTATCCCGGATTATCATGGCGCCACTCCTAAGATAGACGATTCTCCATGGCCGGGATTTCCGGCGGATATGACTTCCGTTGCTCTCGTTACGGCTACCCAATGCAAAGGAACGGTTCTAATTCATGAAAAGATGTTCGAATCCAGGTTATTCTTCGTGGATAATATCATTTCAATGGGAGCACAAATTATACTCTGCGATCCACACCGGGCGATCGTAATAGGACATTCTAGATTGTACGGTCAGAAAGTTGCGAGTCCTGACATCCGCGCCGGAATGGCGATGATTATCGCCGCATTATGCGCCGAAGGAACCAGTTATATTCACAATATTGTGCAGGTTGATCGAGGCTTTCAAGAAATCGATACGAGGCTTCGTTCTTTGGGGGCTCATATCGAAAGGATTCGGGAAGAATGA
- a CDS encoding 4Fe-4S dicluster domain-containing protein, protein MNRRDFFRKSLSKAIAVVEESADEIADTWKHVIQEQKKNDDPPFDFAPSVNKKGLTPKQEKKALPQTRPPKQKRFKAFRNLQYPPGVDKTAKRFLSKCTGCGDCIYACPYSVLFPVMDDERGKHLPRMDVNLNACMLCKDYPCIAACETGALLPYKKKEAPKFGKAHGWFKHCINARTEEKTCDACALSCPIPNVVKFKSNKPTFSSDCVGCGQCVSACPTFPKAIIIK, encoded by the coding sequence ATGAATCGCCGGGACTTCTTCCGTAAAAGCCTCTCCAAGGCGATTGCAGTGGTGGAAGAAAGCGCCGACGAAATTGCGGACACCTGGAAACACGTTATCCAAGAGCAAAAAAAGAACGACGATCCTCCCTTCGATTTCGCTCCTTCGGTTAACAAAAAGGGTTTAACGCCTAAACAAGAAAAAAAAGCCCTTCCTCAAACTAGACCTCCTAAACAAAAGAGATTTAAAGCCTTTCGAAATTTACAATATCCTCCGGGCGTAGATAAGACTGCAAAACGCTTCCTTTCTAAATGTACAGGTTGCGGAGATTGCATCTACGCCTGTCCATATTCCGTTTTATTTCCTGTGATGGATGACGAAAGAGGAAAGCATCTTCCTAGAATGGATGTGAATTTAAATGCATGCATGCTCTGCAAAGATTACCCTTGCATTGCGGCTTGCGAAACCGGCGCGTTACTACCCTACAAAAAAAAAGAAGCTCCTAAGTTCGGAAAAGCCCACGGTTGGTTTAAACATTGCATTAATGCTAGGACCGAGGAAAAAACTTGCGACGCCTGCGCATTATCGTGCCCGATTCCCAACGTCGTTAAGTTTAAGTCGAATAAGCCTACCTTCTCCTCGGATTGCGTAGGCTGCGGACAATGCGTATCAGCTTGCCCAACATTTCCTAAAGCAATCATCATTAAGTGA
- a CDS encoding SpoIID/LytB domain-containing protein, with protein MSRIAFTISILCFSSIFAVDQPSRLRIGILGKSSPASARISLKNARIEIGQKKLGLINADLLIKAESEKLIVFIGKDRYKTDFLGISGGKYEVFLSNDSNKRKYEGDFEIFANAGILNFILTLPMETYIETVLESEFGELIHLKQNRSINPDWKAKYKLVAETVIRSYAAANLGRHRREAFDLCDLTHCLHFSGSRLPSNLNPSKEKFLLKTVEAKPLEAFFHSTCGGNLSHPAVLWKDFSKKNSHYRSGRDSWKGSDDLCRDSPHYRWETVLRRSDLEKLLNSKGLRSLETISMESRVSELAYKDELGNHKIEMFEFLSSAGKRFGWNRIKSNSFNIESGLNGFLFHGKGLGHGLGLCQYGAREMAMKGASSREILNFYYPGAIMEILP; from the coding sequence ATGTCTCGTATCGCTTTTACGATCTCGATTTTATGCTTCAGTTCGATATTTGCGGTAGATCAGCCGTCTAGACTTCGAATTGGAATTCTCGGTAAAAGTTCCCCGGCGAGCGCGCGTATCTCATTAAAAAACGCCAGAATAGAGATAGGCCAAAAAAAATTAGGGCTCATAAATGCCGATTTGTTAATAAAAGCAGAATCCGAAAAATTGATAGTCTTCATCGGTAAGGACAGATATAAGACTGATTTTCTAGGAATATCAGGGGGAAAATACGAGGTCTTTCTCTCGAACGATTCAAATAAAAGAAAATACGAAGGCGATTTTGAAATCTTCGCAAATGCCGGTATTTTAAATTTTATTCTTACTCTTCCGATGGAAACATATATTGAAACGGTGTTGGAATCCGAATTCGGAGAATTAATTCATCTAAAACAAAACCGTTCGATTAATCCGGACTGGAAAGCTAAATATAAACTAGTTGCCGAAACCGTAATTCGCTCATACGCTGCCGCAAATTTAGGAAGACATAGGCGAGAAGCGTTCGATCTTTGCGACCTTACTCATTGTTTACATTTTTCCGGATCCCGCCTCCCGTCTAATTTGAATCCTTCTAAAGAGAAATTTCTTTTGAAGACCGTAGAGGCTAAGCCTCTGGAAGCTTTTTTCCATTCAACCTGCGGCGGTAACCTCTCGCATCCTGCAGTCCTATGGAAAGATTTTTCTAAGAAGAATAGCCATTATAGGTCCGGCCGAGATAGTTGGAAAGGATCGGATGATCTATGTAGGGACTCTCCACATTATCGTTGGGAAACCGTTTTACGACGGTCGGACTTAGAGAAATTACTGAATAGCAAGGGTTTACGATCGCTGGAAACAATCTCTATGGAAAGTAGAGTTTCCGAACTAGCTTATAAAGACGAGCTAGGAAATCATAAAATCGAAATGTTCGAATTTTTGTCCAGTGCTGGAAAACGTTTCGGATGGAATCGTATTAAGAGTAATTCGTTTAATATCGAATCGGGCCTGAACGGATTTTTATTTCATGGGAAAGGATTGGGCCACGGTCTCGGGCTCTGCCAATACGGAGCGAGAGAAATGGCCATGAAAGGAGCCTCATCTCGCGAAATACTTAACTTTTATTATCCAGGGGCAATAATGGAGATCCTTCCTTGA
- a CDS encoding penicillin-binding transpeptidase domain-containing protein, which translates to MPNLVPYNNKNIGQIGTVLWIALLIFPGKDFFASAESAPRSPFHFLNEDIRNFESLYGTTSVLIAEMETGRLMYFYRPEIAIEQKFPPGSLIKTFSALVLLKYKEHFSFFPQRKISCNGRFYPIGIFAPSKFDLRTLNLPKDDSGKEYVRCSIANGHGEVDLETGLVQSCNVYFLTNAAKDPDFLYSKLQEDWGLGESAKARLEPYLESSGKLESNQSPLRKILTSIGEGGIAISPLKVTQLYSAVWSKGPILSPSWRKEQPIVKVMDNRFASKDLRLIGTLLSNASESGTLKGMQVDGKSGLEIIGAKTGSGTKYAHKFETHGWITLAFRWKGKAYVLTAFVEKGSGGKQAKILVQDLLNKIGRKEISSTERNKIFRRKI; encoded by the coding sequence TTGCCAAATTTAGTTCCTTATAACAATAAAAACATCGGGCAAATCGGAACGGTTCTTTGGATTGCACTCCTCATCTTTCCGGGGAAGGATTTTTTCGCTTCGGCAGAGTCTGCACCGCGATCCCCATTTCATTTTTTGAATGAAGATATTCGCAATTTCGAATCCTTGTACGGAACGACATCCGTTTTGATAGCCGAAATGGAAACCGGACGATTAATGTATTTCTATAGACCAGAAATCGCGATCGAGCAAAAATTTCCGCCGGGCTCTTTGATTAAAACTTTTTCCGCGCTCGTTTTATTAAAATACAAAGAACATTTTTCCTTTTTTCCTCAAAGAAAGATTTCTTGCAACGGTCGTTTTTATCCTATAGGAATTTTTGCTCCGAGTAAATTCGATCTTAGAACATTAAATTTACCTAAAGATGATTCCGGAAAGGAATACGTAAGATGTTCGATCGCTAACGGTCATGGAGAAGTCGATCTTGAAACAGGATTAGTGCAATCCTGTAACGTCTATTTCCTCACGAATGCGGCTAAGGATCCCGATTTTCTATATTCTAAGCTTCAAGAAGACTGGGGTTTGGGTGAATCCGCGAAAGCAAGGTTGGAACCGTACTTAGAGTCGTCGGGTAAGCTAGAATCGAATCAGAGTCCGTTACGAAAAATTCTGACCTCGATTGGCGAAGGTGGAATTGCAATCTCTCCTCTTAAAGTTACCCAATTATATTCGGCAGTATGGTCCAAAGGTCCTATCCTATCCCCGTCTTGGAGAAAAGAACAGCCGATCGTAAAAGTTATGGATAATCGATTCGCTTCAAAAGATTTACGTTTAATCGGAACCCTACTTTCGAATGCTTCCGAATCGGGAACGCTGAAAGGCATGCAAGTGGATGGGAAATCCGGTTTGGAAATTATAGGAGCGAAGACGGGCTCGGGAACGAAGTACGCTCATAAATTCGAGACCCACGGGTGGATTACTCTGGCATTTCGATGGAAAGGAAAAGCGTATGTTCTCACTGCCTTTGTGGAAAAAGGTTCGGGTGGAAAGCAGGCTAAGATTCTAGTGCAAGACCTGTTAAATAAAATCGGAAGAAAAGAAATAAGTTCGACTGAACGAAATAAAATCTTTCGGAGGAAAATATGA
- a CDS encoding YfaP family protein, which produces MKLQFVNIIIVPILLLVGVHFLSAQSVNIESPNGGFTTERIQKISGVVTGTSAERATVVLNGIPQTIRLTGGRFSLNAVVAPGNNLVEVKVGKASDKVSFFAKVPSRDIKVVLTWDTQTDVDLWVIDPTGEKCFFSHASTKSGGNLDVDVVDGFGPETFTMSKALPGNYSVQVQYYAAYDKPVTRVNVYVVLYEGKPNEKRMQYQFVMTRSQQVYHLTNFEIEPEP; this is translated from the coding sequence ATGAAATTACAATTCGTTAATATAATTATCGTTCCTATTCTCTTGCTTGTCGGCGTTCATTTTCTATCCGCGCAGTCGGTAAATATAGAATCTCCGAACGGAGGTTTTACGACCGAACGAATCCAAAAAATTTCCGGAGTGGTTACAGGAACTTCTGCGGAAAGAGCAACGGTGGTATTGAACGGAATTCCTCAAACAATTCGTTTAACCGGAGGACGATTCTCCTTAAATGCCGTCGTCGCCCCGGGGAACAATTTAGTCGAAGTAAAAGTCGGTAAAGCTTCGGATAAGGTATCTTTTTTTGCCAAAGTGCCTTCCCGAGATATCAAAGTCGTTTTGACCTGGGATACTCAAACCGATGTAGATTTGTGGGTGATCGATCCGACAGGAGAGAAATGCTTTTTTTCCCATGCTTCCACAAAATCCGGGGGTAATTTAGATGTGGATGTAGTGGACGGTTTTGGTCCTGAAACTTTTACGATGTCCAAGGCATTACCCGGAAATTACTCGGTTCAAGTTCAGTATTACGCTGCCTACGACAAACCTGTTACTAGAGTCAACGTCTATGTAGTTCTCTACGAAGGAAAACCTAATGAAAAGAGAATGCAATATCAGTTTGTCATGACTCGTTCTCAGCAGGTCTATCATCTTACCAATTTTGAGATCGAGCCGGAGCCATAA